In Populus alba chromosome 1, ASM523922v2, whole genome shotgun sequence, a single window of DNA contains:
- the LOC118042681 gene encoding uncharacterized protein: MEESNGIITEEEENATEINEIEQSKVRLMRAFVEREDPSVKEVDDLMIRRFLRARELDIEKASTLFLKYLSWRRSIIPNGFISPSEIPNELAQNKLFMQGVDKQNRPIVVVFGARHKPYKGGLEEFKRFVAYTLERICARMPAGQEKFVSIADLEGWGYTNSDIRGYLAALSILQDCFPERLGKLFIVHVPYIFMTAWKVVCPFIDSKTKKKIIFVENKKLRSTLLGDIDESQLPDVYGGKLSLVPIQDD; the protein is encoded by the exons ATGGAGGAATCAAATGGGATAATAACAGAAGAGGAAGAGAATGCAACTGAAATCAATGAGATTGAACAAAGCAAAGTGCGTCTCATGAGAGCCTTTGTTGAAAGAGAAGATCCCTCTGTCAAg GAAGTGGACGATTTGATGATCCGGAGATTTCTGCGTGCTCGAGAACTAGACATCGAGAAGGCGTCGACCTTATTCCTAAAGTACCTAAGCTGGAGGCGATCGATTATCCCAAATGGCTTCATATCTCCATCAGAGATTCCAAATGAACTTGCTCAAAACAAGTTGTTTATGCAAGGGGTTGATAAGCAGAACCGTCCCATAGTTGTGGTTTTCGGTGCCAGACATAAGCCATACAAAGGAGGTTTAGAGGAGTTCAAGC GTTTTGTTGCCTACACTCTCGAGAGAATATGTGCCAG AATGCCAGCTGGACAGGAAAAGTTTGTGTCCATTGCAGATCTTGAAGGGTGGGGATACACCAATAGTGATATTCGTGGATATCTAGCAGCATTATCAATACTGCAG GATTGCTTCCCAGAGAGGTTAGGTAAATTGTTCATAGTTCATGTGCCCTACATATTTATGACTGCATGGAAGGTTGTCTGCCCGTTTATTGACagcaaaaccaaaaagaag ATAATCTTTGTCGAGAACAAAAAACTGAGATCCACTCTGCTTGGCGACATTGATGAGAGCCAGCTCCCAGATGTATATGGAGGCAAGCTGTCATTAGTTCCTATCCAAGACGACTAG
- the LOC118042666 gene encoding LOW QUALITY PROTEIN: glycine--tRNA ligase, mitochondrial 1-like (The sequence of the model RefSeq protein was modified relative to this genomic sequence to represent the inferred CDS: deleted 1 base in 1 codon): MATSEYSLRRALVEKQSSIESQGNAVRALKASNAVKADVDEAIEKLNALKLEKSSIEKQLQAAVSGNPDSSVNKEAFRQAVVNTLERRLFFIPSFKIYRGVAGLYDYGPPGCAVKSNVLAFWRQHFVLEENMLEVDCPCVTPEVVLKASGHVDKFTDLMVKDEKTGTCYRADHLLKDFCNEKIQKDLSISAEKAAELKHVLAVLDDLSAEELGAKIKEYGITAPDTKNPLSDPYPFNLMFQTSIGPSGLSPGYMRPETAQGIFVNFKDLYYYNGNKLPFAAAQIGQAFRNEISPRQGLLRVREFTLAEIEHFVDPDDKSHPKYSEVADLEFLMFPREQQVSGQSAKKIRLGEAVSKGIVNNETLGYFIGRVYLFLTHLGIDKDRLRFRQHLANEMAHYAADCWDAEIESSYGWIECVGIADRSAYDLRAHTDKSGVPLVAHEKFSEPKEVEELVIAPVKKELGLSFKGNQKKVVEALEAMNEKEALDMKSSLETKGEVEFYVCTLGENVTIKKSMVSISKEKKKEHQRTFTPSVIEPSFGIGRIIYCLYEHSFYMRSSKAGDEQQNVFRFPPLVAPIKCTVFPLVQNQQYEDVAKIISKSLTAAGISHKIDITGTSIGKRYARTDELGVPFAITVDSTSSVTIRERDSKDQIRVNVEEAASVVKSVTDGHTTWADAWANFPHHSSGSVED; the protein is encoded by the exons ATGGCCACCTCCGAGTATTCCCTCCGCCGCGCTCTCGTCGAGAAACAATCCTCAATCGAATCTCAAGGAAACGCTGTCCGTGCACTCAAAGCCTCTAATGCTGTAAAGGCTGATGTCGATGAGGCAATTGAAAAACTGAACGCCTTGAAATTAGAGAAGTCTTCGATTGAGAAACAACTTCAAGCCGCCGTTAGTGGTAATCCTGATAGTTCTGTTAATAAGGAAGCATTCCGTCAAGCTGTGGTTAATACACTTGAACGGAGGTTGTTTTTTATCCCTTCTTTTAAGATTTATCGTGGTGTTGCTGGGCTTTATGATTATGGTCCTCCTGGTTGCGCCGTCAAGTCCAATGTTCTTGCATTTTGGCG CCAACATTTTGTTCTCGAGGAGAATATGTTGGAGGTTGACTGCCCATGTGTGACGCCTGAGGTTGTTCTCAAAGCATCTGGTCACGTGGATAAATTCACGGACCTTATGGTTAAGGATGAGAAAACTGGGACTTGCTATCGGGCGGACCACTTGCTTAAGGACTTCTGTAACGAGAAGATTCAGAAAGATCTTAGCATAAGCGCAGAGAAGGCTGCAGAATTGAAACATGTACTTGCTGTCCTGGATGATCTCTCTGCTGAAGAGCTGGGTGCGAAAATCAAGGAGTATGGTATTACAGCTCCAGACACAAAGAATCCACTTTCTGATCCTTATCCATTCAACCTGATGTTTCAAACATCAATTGGTCCTTCTGGTTTGAGCCCTGG GTATATGCGCCCTGAAACAGCTCAGGGCATATTTGTTAACTTTAAGGACTTGTACTATTACAATGGGAACAAGCTACCCTTTGCTGCTGCTCAAATTGGCCAGGCTTTCAGAAATGAg ATTTCTCCCCGCCAAGGTCTTTTAAGAGTTCGTGAATTCACATTAGCAGAGATTGAGCACTTTGTTGATCCTGATGACAAATCTCATCCAAAATACTCTGAAGTTGCAGATCTTGAATTTTTGATGTTCCCAAGAGAACAACAAGTCTCCGGCCAATCTGCAAAGAAAATTCGCCTTGGTGAAGCTGTTTCTAAG GGAATTGTCAACAATGAAACTCTTGGCTATTTCATTGGGAGGGTGTATCTTTTTCTAACTCATCTTGGTATAGACAAAGACCGATTGCGATTCCGGCAACATCTTGCAAATGAAATGGCCCACTATGCTGCAGACTGTTGGGATGCTGAGATTGAGTCTTCATATGGTTGGATTGAATGTGTTGGTATTGCAGATAGATCTGCATACGACTTGCGTGCTCACACG GACAAAAGTGGAGTTCCTCTTGTGGCCCATGAAAAGTTTTCAGAACCTAAGGAAGTGGAG GAATTGGTTATAGCACCAGTGAAGAAAGAGCTGGGGCTTTCTTTCAAgggtaaccaa aaaaaagtggtTGAAGCTTTGGAG GCAATGAATGAAAAGGAAGCTTTGGACATGAAGTCCTCTCTGGAAACCAAAGGGGAGGTAGAATTTTATGTCTGCACTCTTGGGGAAAATGTGACAATTAAAAAGAGCATGGTATCAATttcaaaggagaagaagaaggaacaCCAGAGAACTTTCACACCATCAGTAATTGAGCCATCTTTTGGCATTGGCCGTATAATCTACTGTCTCTATGAGCACTCTTTCTACATGAGGTCCAGTAAAGCCGGGGATGAGCAGCAGAATGTTTTCCGTTTCCCTCCTCTTGTGGCACCTATAAAGTGCACTGTTTTTCCTCTCGTCCAGAATCAGCAGTATGAGGATGTTGCCAAAATCATTTCTAAGTCGTTGACTGCTGCTGGAATCTCTCATAAGATTGATATTACAG GTACCTCAATTGGTAAACGATATGCAAGAACAGATGAACTGGGTGTCCCCTTTGCAATAACTGTCGATTCAACATCCTCAGTGACAATCAGAGAGAGGGACAGCAAGGATCAAATCCGTGTTAATGTGGAAGAAGCAGCATCAGTTGTGAAGTCTGTAACTGATGGACACACGACGTGGGCTGATGCGTGGGCAAATTTCCCCCACCACTCCTCTGGATCTGTAGAGGATTAG
- the LOC118042655 gene encoding E3 ubiquitin-protein ligase ORTHRUS 2 produces the protein MELPCDGAGICMACKNKPPDEETLNCKTCATPWHATCLVSPPQELADTLQWECPDCSMINPPSTSAVAAGRSEEAGKLIASIRKIEDDKSLTEQEKAKKRQKLLSGAAAGPSPSDGEEKKEKNDVLDILDKELTCSFCMQMLDRPVTTPCGHNFCLKCFQRWIGQGKRTCAYCRIQIPPKMASQPRINSTLVIAIRMARMSRSSNAGGAPKVYHFVHNQNRPDKAYTTERAKRAGKANACSGKIFVTVPPDHFGPIPAENDPERNMGVLVGEIWEDRLACRQWGAHLPHVAGIAGQSTHGSQSVALSGGYIDDEDHGEWFLYTGRYGRDLSGNKRTNKDQSFDQKFDKMNEALRVSCLKGYPVRVVRSHKEKRSSYAPETGVRYDGVYRIEKCWRKNGIQGFKVCRYLFVRCDNEPAPWTSDVQGDRPRPLPVIKELKNAIDITERKGSPSWDYDEEKSCWMWKKPPPVSKKRVADSGDPEDSKVIRTIKRQRQNVSVREKLLKEFSCQICRKVMVYPITTPCAHNFCKACLEGAFAGQSFTRQRGQGRRTLRVQKNVMKCPSCIIDIADFLQNPQVNRELMGVIESLQRQAEEEKMDENSEGCSEEIDDAIEQPDLVSDAVNDPIAEEPKDESQKA, from the exons ATGGAACTACCATGCGACGGAGCAGGCATTTGCATGGCCTGCAAAAACAAGCCACCAGATGAAGAAACCCTCAATTGCAAAACATGCGCCACCCCCTGGCACGCCACGTGTCTCGTCTCTCCACCTCAGGAGTTAGCAGATACGCTCCAATGGGAGTGCCCTGACTGCTCCATGATAAACCCGCCTTCCACTTCCGCTGTCGCCGCCGGACGATCGGAGGAGGCCGGAAAACTAATCGCCTCGATTCGGAAGATCGAGGACGATAAGTCCTTGACCGAACAGGAGAAGGCGAAGAAACGGCAGAAGCTTTTGAGTGGCGCCGCCGCAGGTCCGTCGCCATCGGACggagaggaaaagaaagagaagaacgaTGTGCTTGATATACTTGACAAGGAGTTAACTTGCTCTTTCTGTATGCAAATGCTGGATAGACCTGTTACG ACACCATGTGGTCATAACTTTTGCCTGAAGTGCTTCCAGAGATGGATTGGACAAGGCAAACGTACTTGTGCATATTGCCGTATACAAATCCCACCCAAGATGGCAAGCCAACCTCGCATCAATTCCACACTTGTTATTGCCATACGTATGGCAAGGATGTCAAGATCCAGCAATGCTGGGGGGGCTCCAAAGGTATATCATTTTGTCCACAACCAAAACAGGCCGGACAAAGCATACACAACGGAGCGTGCTAAGAGAGCTGGCAAGGCTAATGCTTGTAGCGGGAAGATCTTTGTCACAGTTCCTCCTGATCACTTTGGTCCAATTCCTGCTGAGAACGACCCAGAAAGAAATATGGGCGTTTTGGTGGGAGAGATATGGGAGGATAGGCTGGCATGCAGGCAATGGGGTGCCCATCTCCCCCATGTTGCCGGAATTGCTGGTCAGTCTACTCATGGTTCACAATCAGTGGCTCTCTCTGGAGGTTATATAGACGACGAGGATCATGGTGAATGGTTCCTTTACACTGGGAGGTAT GGAAGGGACCTGAGCGGCAATAAACGTACAAACAAGgatcaatcttttgatcagAAGTTTGACAAGATGAATGAGGCCTTACGAGTAAGCTGCCTAAAGGGCTATCCTGTAAGAGTTGTTAG GTCTCACAAAGAGAAGCGATCATCTTATGCCCCAGAAACAGGTGTACGATATGATGGGGTTTATCGAATCGAGAAGTGTTGGCGTAAGAATGGAATACAG GGCTTTAAAGTTTGTAGGTATCTTTTTGTCAGATGTGACAATGAGCCTGCCCCATGGACCAG CGATGTTCAAGGGGACCGTCCAAGGCCCCTTCCTGTCATCAAGGAGCTAAAGAATGCAATTGATATAACTGAAAGGAAGGGGTCCCCATCCTGGGACTATGAT GAGGAAAAAAGTTGCTGGATGTGGAAAAAGCCTCCGCCAGTCAGTAAAAAAAGAGTTGCTGATAGTGGAGATCCAGAAGATAGCAAAGTGATAAGGACAATTAAGCGGCAAAGGCAGAATGTATCGGTGAGAGAAAAACTTTTGAAAG AGTTTAGTTGTCAAATCTGTCGGAAGGTGATGGTTTATCCAATTACCACTCCATGCGCGCATAATTTCTGCAAAGCATGTCTAGAGGGTGCCTTCGCTGGCCAAAGTTTCACTAGGCAGAGAGGTCAGGGCAGACGGACACTAAGAGTGCAAAAGAATGTTATGAAATGTCCATCTTGTATCATTGACATAGCTGACTTTCTTCAGAACCCACAG GTGAACCGGGAGTTGATGGGTGTAATAGAATCACTACAACGGCAAGCTGAGGAGGAAAAGATGGACGAAAATTCAGAAGGCTGCAGTGAAGAAATTGATGATGCTATTGAGCAACCAGACCTGGTTTCTGATGCAGTCAATGACCCAATTGCCGAAGAGCCAAAGGATGAATCCCAAAAGGCATAG
- the LOC118042674 gene encoding cytochrome b-c1 complex subunit Rieske-4, mitochondrial, giving the protein MLRVAGRRLSSLPWRSSQSQTTSAFVSRNTAFVSDDGRDSAASSRPILSPYQFSFPPDLIRGFSSGALTSGHDMGIISDLPPTVAAVKNPTSKIVYDEHNHERYPPGDPSKRAFAYFVLTGGRFVYASLIRLLILKFVLSMSASKDVLAMASLEVDLSSIEPGSTVTVKWRGKPVFIRRRTEDDIKLANSVDLASLRDPQEDAARVKNPEWLVVVGVCTHLGCIPLPNAGDFGGWFCPCHGSHYDISGRIRKGPAPYNLEVPTYSFLEENKLLVG; this is encoded by the exons ATGTTGAGAGTAGCAGGGAGGAGGCTCTCATCTTTACCATGGAGGTCCTCGCAGTCGCAGACAACCTCCGCCTTCGTCTCTCGAAACACTGCTTTCGTCAGCGATGATGGTCGTGATTCTGCTGCCTCTTCCAGACCCATCCTCTCCCCTTATCAATTCTCCTTCCCTCCAGATCTAATCAGAG GGTTTTCTTCTGGAGCCCTTACTTCAGGACATGATATGGGTATCATCTCAGATCTCCCGCCTACTGTAGCAgctgtgaagaaccctacctcaAAGATTGTCTATGACGAGCACAATCATGAGCGTTATCCACCTGGTGACCCCAGCAAGCGTGCCTTTGCCTATTTTGTCTTGACAGGTGGCCGGTTTGTGTATGCCTCCTTAATCCGTCTTCTGATCCTCAAGTTTGTTCTGAGCATGTCTGCTAGCAAAGATGTCCTTGCCATGGCTTCCCTTGAGGTTGATCTCTCTAGCATCGAGCCTGGCTCAACTGTTACAGTGAAGTGGCGTGGAAAGCCAGTTTTCATCAGGAGACGAACCGAAGACGATATTAAGCTAGCTAACAGTGTTGATCTTGCATCCCTTCGTGACCCGCAGGAGGATGCTGCCAGGGTCAAGAATCCAGAATGGCTTGTGGTTGTTGGGGTCTGCACTCACCTGGGGTGCATTCCATTACCTAATGCTGGTGATTTTGGTGGCTGGTTTTGTCCTTGCCATGGCTCACACTATGACATCTCTGGCAGGATTCGCAAGGGTCCAGCACCCTATAATTTAGAGGTCCCCACTTACAGTTTCTTGGAGGAGAACAAGCTACTTGTGGGATGA